Proteins encoded by one window of Mycolicibacterium cosmeticum:
- a CDS encoding sterol carrier family protein, producing the protein MAARRTVDPEQTRAAVLAVADWLRDDSLPAPDRPVIAEAVRLTARTLAALAPGASVEVRVPPFVAVQCIEGPRHTRGTPPNVVEADPRTWLRVATGLLSIDAASGMSLSGSRAVEIADWLPVVPLPY; encoded by the coding sequence ATGGCGGCGCGACGCACGGTAGATCCTGAACAGACGCGGGCCGCGGTGCTCGCGGTCGCCGATTGGTTGCGCGACGACAGTCTGCCGGCCCCCGATCGGCCGGTGATCGCCGAGGCGGTGCGGCTCACCGCACGCACCCTGGCCGCGCTGGCCCCGGGGGCCAGCGTCGAGGTCCGCGTCCCGCCGTTCGTCGCGGTGCAGTGCATCGAGGGTCCGCGGCACACCCGCGGCACCCCACCGAACGTGGTCGAAGCCGATCCGCGCACCTGGCTGCGGGTGGCCACCGGCCTGCTGAGCATCGATGCGGCGTCCGGGATGAGCCTGTCCGGCTCCCGGGCCGTCGAGATCGCCGACTGGCTGCCGGTGGTGCCACTACCGTACTGA
- a CDS encoding MCE family protein: MAADRFAVPHRTVGAVALALLTALAVLIYLQFRGDFRFRAELTVLSPRAGLGVDPGSKVTFNGVEIGRVHAVSPFDVDGVPHARLTVQIEPRYLALMPANVTADINATTVFGNKYIAFRSPEHPAPQHISPHGEITATWVSTEFNSLFETVLAISERVDPVKLNLTLTAAADALAGMGSRFGRSLSDAGDILADANARTEDFGRDLRALAALGDRYADAAPDLFDGLGRAARTAATLDDERDAIDRALLAAVGFGADGGDILERGGPYLARGAADLIPTATLFDHYSPQLLCTIRNYHDVAPLMEATFGGDNGYSLDSDGTVFGFGLPNAYVYPDNLPRVNAHGGPEGRPGCWQKITKDLWPAPYLVMDTGLSIAPYNHFEWGSPIFTEYVWGRQVGEPTINP, from the coding sequence GTGGCCGCCGACCGCTTCGCAGTGCCTCACCGCACGGTCGGGGCGGTCGCGCTGGCCTTGCTCACCGCGCTGGCGGTGCTCATCTATCTGCAGTTCCGTGGCGACTTCCGGTTCCGGGCGGAACTGACCGTGCTGTCCCCGCGGGCCGGCCTCGGCGTGGACCCGGGATCCAAGGTGACCTTCAACGGTGTGGAGATCGGCCGGGTGCACGCGGTGTCACCGTTCGACGTGGACGGGGTGCCGCACGCCCGGTTGACGGTGCAGATCGAGCCGCGCTATCTGGCCCTGATGCCGGCCAACGTCACCGCGGACATCAACGCCACCACCGTCTTCGGCAACAAGTACATCGCCTTCAGATCACCGGAACACCCTGCCCCGCAGCATATTTCCCCACATGGCGAGATCACCGCCACGTGGGTGAGCACCGAGTTCAACTCGCTGTTCGAGACGGTGCTGGCCATCTCGGAGCGGGTCGACCCGGTCAAGCTCAATCTCACGCTGACCGCCGCGGCGGACGCGCTGGCGGGAATGGGCAGCAGGTTCGGCCGCTCCCTGTCGGACGCCGGCGACATCCTCGCCGACGCCAACGCCCGCACCGAGGACTTCGGGCGCGACCTCCGCGCGCTGGCCGCGCTGGGTGATCGCTACGCCGATGCCGCTCCCGATCTGTTCGACGGGCTGGGCCGGGCGGCGCGCACCGCGGCCACGCTCGACGACGAGCGCGACGCGATCGATCGCGCCCTGCTGGCCGCCGTCGGATTCGGCGCCGACGGCGGTGACATCCTGGAGCGCGGCGGGCCGTATCTGGCGCGCGGGGCCGCCGACCTGATTCCGACGGCGACGCTGTTCGACCACTACAGCCCGCAGTTGCTCTGCACCATCCGCAACTACCACGACGTGGCACCGCTGATGGAGGCGACGTTCGGCGGGGACAACGGTTACTCGCTGGATTCGGACGGCACGGTCTTCGGGTTCGGGCTGCCCAACGCCTACGTCTATCCGGACAACCTGCCCAGGGTGAACGCCCACGGCGGGCCGGAGGGCAGGCCCGGCTGCTGGCAGAAGATCACCAAGGATCTGTGGCCCGCACCGTACCTGGTGATGGACACCGGACTGTCGATCGCGCCGTACAACCATTTCGAGTGGGGCTCACCGATTTTCACCGAGTACGTGTGGGGCCGTCAGGTCGGCGAGCCCACCATCAACCCGTGA
- a CDS encoding PPOX class F420-dependent oxidoreductase, translated as MTFKPHELDFLRSTVLGRLATVDPHGAPQNSPVGFTYNDELGTIDIAGYRMSASRKYRNLAHNNKVAFVVDDIASRDPWRVRCLEIRGTAEQVTGASDPDGQLDPAIIRVTPRRIISFGIDDQDTAPHDLVPDIRDA; from the coding sequence ATGACCTTCAAACCACACGAACTGGACTTCCTGCGCAGCACGGTGTTGGGCCGGCTGGCGACAGTCGACCCGCACGGCGCACCTCAGAACAGCCCGGTCGGCTTCACCTACAACGACGAGCTGGGCACCATCGACATCGCCGGCTACCGGATGTCGGCCAGCCGCAAGTACCGGAATCTGGCGCACAACAACAAGGTGGCCTTCGTCGTCGACGACATCGCCTCGCGCGACCCGTGGCGGGTGCGCTGCCTGGAGATCCGGGGTACCGCCGAGCAGGTGACGGGCGCCTCCGACCCGGACGGGCAGCTGGATCCGGCGATCATCCGGGTGACACCGCGCCGGATCATCAGTTTCGGGATCGACGATCAGGACACCGCCCCGCACGACCTGGTGCCCGATATCCGCGACGCCTAG
- a CDS encoding Rv0804 family intramembrane glutamic endopeptidase: MSATMTRAVALAVAVAAGKSVLTRAPALAAAATAVLALSGATVGVRRPALRSGVRLGLAVATPIAVGVAASTALPPVRAGMAARELPADPLRWLVLRIPLATVWAEEAAFRAGLGSVTAAAFGPHAGRLIQAIAFGLSHIGDARRTREPVAATVVATAAAGWAFDWLYRRSGSLLAPMLVHLAINEAGAVAALVVQRRR; this comes from the coding sequence ATGTCCGCCACCATGACCCGGGCCGTCGCACTGGCCGTGGCGGTGGCGGCGGGGAAGTCGGTGCTGACCCGCGCGCCCGCGCTGGCCGCCGCGGCGACGGCCGTGCTGGCCCTCAGCGGTGCCACCGTCGGGGTGCGGCGCCCGGCGTTGCGTTCCGGGGTACGGCTGGGTCTGGCGGTGGCCACGCCGATCGCGGTCGGGGTGGCCGCCTCGACGGCGCTGCCGCCGGTGCGCGCCGGGATGGCGGCCCGGGAGCTACCCGCCGACCCGCTGCGCTGGCTGGTGTTGCGCATCCCGCTGGCCACCGTGTGGGCCGAGGAGGCGGCGTTCCGGGCCGGCCTGGGCAGCGTCACCGCCGCGGCGTTCGGCCCGCACGCCGGCCGGCTGATCCAGGCGATCGCGTTCGGGCTCAGCCACATCGGTGACGCGCGGCGTACGCGAGAGCCAGTAGCCGCCACGGTCGTGGCCACCGCGGCGGCCGGCTGGGCATTCGACTGGCTGTACCGGCGATCGGGCAGTCTGCTGGCGCCCATGTTGGTGCACCTGGCGATCAACGAGGCGGGTGCCGTCGCGGCGTTGGTGGTGCAGCGGCGGCGCTAG
- a CDS encoding alpha/beta hydrolase yields the protein MTERTGNRHPLLVWVWSLVRLDFVGIAFGALLFCLSLTPSLLPRDWMFAGLIGGLNAAIGYGIGVGVGKLLYRLVLRHRPWWPPAPRAIRLIKAAIVIVAVGSALLVLIPAAAWQRQVSAAMGIAGPGTLSYLRTLLIAVLVAAAGIATWRILADAVKLLARLLIRRWRLHHEVAFFIGTAIVVVLLITLVNGVLYRGFLIGASSVFQPQNSTTRPGVAQPLQPERSGSPTSFAPWDTLGYQGRNFVAGGPDATELTRVNGTPAREPIRVYAGLQTADTAEGRLAVLLSELERTDAFDRKLLVIVPTTGTGWVNPVAARAIEMMYNGDTALIGMQYSYLPSWISFLGDRETSVETGRMMIDAIHDRWSKLPQAHRPKLALYGESLGSLAGQGAFGWLPDIAAMDFSSVLWVGPPNESSLWSGLVQRRDPGTPEVEPRYDNGRTVRFSQAQSPEAIARVAAGPWNGSRVLFLQHASDPIVWWSPKLLFSRPDWLTEPPGADRTASMRWYPIVTFWQVSADMTNAAGVPGGHGHNYGDSVLDGWVAVAPPDGWTPADTERVRAALHRDDSDDQY from the coding sequence GTGACCGAGCGGACCGGTAACCGCCACCCACTGCTGGTGTGGGTCTGGAGCCTGGTCCGCCTCGACTTCGTCGGCATCGCCTTCGGTGCCCTGCTGTTCTGTTTGTCGTTGACGCCGTCGCTGCTGCCCCGTGACTGGATGTTCGCCGGCCTGATCGGCGGTCTCAACGCGGCCATCGGGTACGGCATCGGCGTCGGCGTCGGAAAACTGTTGTACCGCCTGGTGTTACGGCACCGGCCGTGGTGGCCGCCGGCGCCTCGGGCGATCCGCCTGATCAAGGCCGCGATCGTGATCGTGGCGGTGGGGTCGGCACTGCTGGTGCTCATCCCGGCCGCGGCGTGGCAGCGGCAGGTGTCGGCGGCGATGGGTATCGCGGGACCCGGCACCCTCAGCTACCTGCGCACGCTGCTCATCGCGGTGCTGGTGGCGGCCGCCGGTATCGCCACCTGGCGGATACTGGCCGACGCGGTCAAACTGCTGGCCCGGCTGCTGATCAGGCGCTGGCGGCTGCACCACGAGGTGGCGTTCTTCATCGGCACCGCCATCGTGGTGGTGCTGCTCATCACGCTGGTCAACGGCGTGCTGTACCGGGGTTTCCTGATCGGCGCCAGCAGTGTCTTCCAACCCCAGAACTCCACCACCCGGCCCGGCGTCGCCCAGCCGCTGCAGCCCGAACGGTCGGGCAGTCCGACATCCTTCGCGCCCTGGGACACCCTGGGCTACCAGGGCCGCAACTTCGTCGCGGGCGGACCCGATGCCACCGAACTCACCCGGGTGAACGGCACACCGGCCCGCGAACCCATCCGGGTGTATGCCGGGTTGCAGACCGCGGACACCGCGGAGGGCCGGCTCGCGGTGCTGCTCAGCGAGCTCGAACGCACCGACGCCTTCGACCGCAAACTGCTGGTGATCGTGCCCACGACCGGAACCGGGTGGGTCAATCCGGTCGCGGCGCGGGCCATCGAGATGATGTACAACGGCGACACCGCCCTGATCGGGATGCAGTACTCGTATCTGCCCAGCTGGATTTCGTTCCTGGGCGACCGGGAGACGTCGGTGGAGACCGGCCGGATGATGATCGACGCCATCCACGACCGCTGGTCCAAACTGCCGCAGGCGCACCGGCCGAAGTTGGCGCTGTACGGGGAGAGTCTCGGGTCGCTGGCCGGCCAGGGTGCCTTCGGCTGGCTGCCCGATATCGCCGCGATGGACTTCTCCTCGGTGCTGTGGGTCGGGCCACCGAACGAGAGTTCGTTGTGGAGTGGGCTGGTGCAGCGCCGCGACCCGGGCACCCCCGAGGTGGAACCCCGCTACGACAACGGCCGCACGGTGCGGTTCTCCCAAGCCCAGAGCCCCGAGGCGATCGCCCGGGTGGCGGCGGGCCCCTGGAACGGGAGCCGGGTGTTGTTCCTGCAGCACGCCTCCGACCCGATCGTGTGGTGGTCCCCGAAATTGCTGTTCTCCCGGCCGGATTGGCTGACCGAACCGCCGGGCGCCGACCGCACGGCGTCCATGCGCTGGTATCCCATCGTGACGTTCTGGCAGGTGAGTGCCGATATGACCAACGCCGCCGGCGTTCCGGGCGGCCACGGCCACAATTACGGCGACTCGGTGCTCGACGGCTGGGTGGCCGTCGCGCCGCCGGACGGCTGGACCCCGGCGGACACCGAACGGGTGCGGGCCGCCCTGCACCGCGACGACAGCGACGACCAATACTGA
- the purL gene encoding phosphoribosylformylglycinamidine synthase subunit PurL — MTSGNSPEVDTVDRAATTPDQPQPYRELGLKDDEYQRIREILGRRPTDAELAMYSVMWSEHCSYKSSKVHLRYFGETTTDEMRAGMLAGIGENAGVVDIGDGWAVTFKVESHNHPSYVEPYQGAATGVGGIVRDIMAMGARPVAVMDQLRFGAADAPDTRRVLDGVVRGIGGYGNSLGLPNIGGETVFDASYAGNPLVNALCVGVLRKEDLHLAFASGTGNKIILFGARTGLDGIGGVSVLASETFGGDEGSGPGRKKLPAVQVGDPFMEKVLIECCLELYAADLVVGIQDLGGAGLSCATSELASAGDGGMRVELETVPQRAANMTPAEILSSESQERMCAVVTPENVDKFLAVCRKWDVLATVIGEVTDGDRLEITWHGQTVVDVPPRTVAHEGPVYQRPVARPDTQDALIADTSAKLPRPATGDELKATLLALLGSPHLCSRAYITEQYDRYVRGNTVLAEHADGGVLRIDEETGRGVAVSTDASGRYTQLDPYAGAQLALAEAYRNVAVTGATPVAVTNCLNFGSPEDPGVMWQFSQAVRGLADGCAALGIPVTGGNVSFYNQTGTTAILPTPVVGVLGVIDDVKRRIPTGLGTEPGETLLLLGDTHDEFDGSIWAQVTADHLGGVPPKVDLAREKLLAEVLTAASRDGLISAAHDLSEGGLMQAVVEAALAGETGCRIILPEGADPFVTLFSESAGRVLVAVPRTEESRFRSMCEARGLPVTRIGVVDQGSDAVEVQGQFSVTLDELRNTSEGVLPGLFG, encoded by the coding sequence GTGACGTCTGGTAACAGCCCCGAAGTTGACACCGTCGACCGGGCAGCCACCACCCCCGACCAACCGCAGCCCTACCGTGAGCTCGGCCTCAAGGATGACGAGTATCAGCGCATCCGCGAGATCCTGGGCCGCCGCCCCACCGACGCCGAACTGGCGATGTACTCGGTGATGTGGAGCGAGCACTGCTCCTACAAGTCCTCCAAGGTGCACCTGCGCTACTTCGGTGAGACCACCACCGACGAGATGCGGGCCGGCATGCTCGCCGGCATCGGTGAGAACGCCGGCGTCGTCGACATCGGTGACGGCTGGGCCGTCACGTTCAAGGTGGAGTCGCACAACCACCCGTCGTATGTGGAGCCCTATCAGGGTGCGGCCACCGGCGTCGGCGGCATCGTGCGCGACATCATGGCGATGGGCGCCCGCCCGGTGGCCGTCATGGACCAGCTGCGGTTCGGGGCGGCCGACGCGCCGGACACCCGCCGCGTGCTCGACGGCGTGGTCCGCGGCATCGGCGGCTACGGGAACTCCCTCGGCCTGCCCAATATCGGCGGTGAGACCGTCTTCGACGCCTCCTACGCCGGGAACCCGTTGGTGAACGCGCTGTGCGTCGGGGTGCTGCGCAAGGAGGATCTGCACCTGGCGTTCGCGTCGGGCACCGGCAACAAGATCATCCTGTTCGGTGCCCGCACCGGTCTGGACGGCATCGGCGGTGTGTCGGTGCTGGCGTCCGAGACGTTCGGCGGCGACGAGGGCTCCGGCCCGGGCCGCAAGAAACTGCCCGCTGTGCAGGTGGGTGACCCCTTCATGGAGAAGGTGCTCATCGAGTGTTGCCTTGAGCTCTATGCGGCCGACCTGGTGGTCGGCATCCAGGACCTCGGCGGTGCTGGATTGTCGTGCGCCACATCCGAACTCGCATCGGCCGGCGACGGTGGCATGCGGGTCGAACTGGAGACGGTGCCGCAGCGGGCCGCGAACATGACCCCGGCCGAGATCCTGTCGAGCGAGTCGCAGGAGCGCATGTGCGCCGTCGTCACGCCGGAGAACGTGGACAAGTTCCTGGCCGTCTGCCGTAAATGGGATGTGCTGGCCACCGTCATCGGGGAGGTCACCGACGGCGACCGGTTGGAGATCACCTGGCACGGCCAGACCGTCGTCGACGTGCCGCCGCGCACCGTCGCCCACGAAGGCCCGGTGTACCAGCGGCCGGTGGCCCGGCCCGACACCCAGGACGCGTTGATCGCCGACACCTCGGCCAAGCTGCCCCGACCGGCGACCGGCGACGAACTGAAGGCGACTCTGCTTGCGCTGCTGGGCAGTCCGCACCTGTGCAGCCGGGCGTACATCACCGAGCAGTACGACCGCTACGTGCGCGGCAACACCGTGCTGGCCGAGCACGCCGACGGTGGGGTGCTGCGCATCGACGAGGAAACCGGGCGCGGGGTCGCGGTCTCGACGGACGCGTCCGGGCGCTACACCCAACTGGACCCGTACGCCGGCGCGCAACTGGCGCTGGCCGAGGCCTACCGCAACGTCGCCGTCACCGGCGCCACCCCGGTCGCGGTGACCAACTGCCTGAACTTCGGCTCACCGGAGGACCCGGGCGTCATGTGGCAGTTCTCCCAGGCGGTGCGCGGACTCGCCGACGGTTGTGCGGCCCTTGGCATTCCGGTCACCGGCGGCAACGTCAGCTTCTACAACCAGACCGGCACCACCGCGATCCTGCCCACCCCGGTGGTCGGCGTGCTCGGCGTCATCGATGACGTGAAGCGCCGCATCCCGACGGGCCTGGGCACCGAGCCCGGCGAAACTCTGCTGCTGCTGGGGGACACCCACGACGAGTTCGACGGCTCCATCTGGGCGCAGGTGACCGCCGACCATCTGGGCGGGGTGCCGCCGAAGGTGGACCTGGCCCGCGAGAAACTGCTCGCCGAGGTGCTCACCGCGGCGTCGCGGGACGGGTTGATCTCGGCCGCGCACGACCTGAGCGAGGGCGGGCTGATGCAGGCGGTGGTGGAGGCCGCGCTGGCCGGTGAAACCGGCTGCCGCATCATCCTTCCCGAAGGCGCCGATCCCTTCGTGACGCTGTTCTCCGAGTCGGCCGGCCGGGTGCTGGTCGCGGTGCCGCGCACCGAGGAGAGCCGGTTCCGGTCGATGTGTGAGGCACGCGGCCTGCCCGTCACCCGGATCGGCGTGGTCGACCAGGGCAGTGATGCCGTGGAGGTCCAGGGCCAGTTCAGCGTGACGCTGGACGAACTGCGCAATACCTCCGAGGGTGTGCTGCCCGGGTTGTTCGGGTGA
- a CDS encoding cation:proton antiporter domain-containing protein, giving the protein MWSVVGVSATLALWALFARQLDRWRITPAMVLVIVGAVVGVGTHHALAASLDTDVILPIIELILAILLFGHATHVRGGFFGGMAGPAFRLIVIALPLSLALSVLLGSWLLPGLSWAALLAVACVVVPIDFAPVASFLHDERIPARVRNLLNVEEGYSDGVVAPILVFALAITGGEHAGAESVMHAVRDAVPHLLSAIVLGLVIGASVAVAANAADRRGLMTDRSRRLILVCTPVLAYTLNVASHGNGFVAAFVCGIAFNGLRRYSDERRELELLDDIAFLLSAVLWFVFGAVAWYVLEEGVSVGLVVFCVLVVTVVRFVPVVLSLTRSGLSRPNRRLVAVLAPRGAATIVLGLLAFNVLDDAAERAVLLCTILVVLGSVLLWGVLGPVLVGRHRVNE; this is encoded by the coding sequence GTGTGGTCGGTCGTCGGCGTCAGCGCGACGCTGGCACTGTGGGCGCTGTTCGCCCGGCAGTTGGACCGCTGGCGCATCACGCCGGCGATGGTGCTGGTGATCGTCGGCGCGGTGGTGGGTGTCGGCACCCACCACGCCCTGGCCGCGAGCCTCGACACCGACGTGATCCTGCCGATCATCGAGCTGATCCTGGCGATCCTGCTGTTCGGTCACGCCACCCACGTGCGCGGTGGTTTCTTCGGCGGGATGGCCGGGCCGGCGTTCCGGCTCATCGTGATCGCGCTGCCGCTGAGCCTGGCCCTGTCGGTGCTGCTGGGCAGCTGGCTGCTGCCCGGACTGTCCTGGGCGGCGCTGCTGGCGGTGGCCTGTGTGGTGGTGCCCATCGACTTCGCGCCGGTGGCCTCCTTCCTGCACGACGAGCGGATCCCGGCCCGGGTCCGCAATCTGCTCAACGTCGAGGAGGGCTACAGCGACGGCGTCGTCGCGCCGATCCTGGTCTTTGCGCTGGCGATCACCGGAGGTGAGCACGCCGGCGCCGAAAGCGTGATGCATGCGGTGCGTGACGCGGTCCCGCACCTGTTGAGCGCCATCGTGCTCGGACTGGTCATCGGTGCGTCGGTGGCGGTCGCCGCCAACGCGGCGGACCGCCGCGGCCTCATGACCGACCGGTCCCGCCGGCTGATCCTGGTGTGCACCCCGGTGCTGGCCTACACCCTCAACGTGGCCTCCCACGGCAACGGATTCGTCGCGGCCTTCGTGTGCGGTATCGCGTTCAACGGATTGCGCCGCTACTCCGACGAGCGCCGCGAACTGGAACTGCTGGACGACATCGCGTTCCTGCTGTCGGCCGTGCTCTGGTTCGTCTTCGGCGCGGTCGCCTGGTACGTGCTCGAAGAAGGTGTCTCCGTCGGGCTGGTGGTGTTCTGTGTGCTGGTGGTCACCGTGGTCCGGTTCGTCCCGGTGGTGCTGTCGCTGACCCGGTCCGGACTGAGCCGGCCGAACCGGCGGCTGGTGGCCGTTCTGGCGCCGCGCGGCGCGGCGACCATCGTGCTGGGCCTGCTCGCCTTCAACGTGCTCGACGACGCCGCCGAACGCGCGGTGTTGTTGTGCACCATCCTGGTGGTGCTGGGCAGCGTCCTGCTCTGGGGCGTGCTCGGGCCGGTGCTGGTCGGCCGTCACCGCGTGAACGAATAA
- a CDS encoding VOC family protein gives MAIGVEMITVDSLDPDRLAAWWATAAGGELTALMPGEFVFVTLPSGLRLGFQRVDDPTPGKNRVHVDFHTEDLEAEIARLVSLGATETGRHDFGPEFQWVVFADPDGNAFCVAAS, from the coding sequence ATGGCTATTGGTGTGGAGATGATCACTGTCGATTCGCTCGATCCCGATCGCCTCGCGGCGTGGTGGGCCACAGCCGCCGGGGGTGAGCTGACCGCCCTGATGCCAGGCGAATTCGTGTTCGTCACGCTGCCGAGCGGGCTGCGGCTGGGCTTCCAGCGCGTCGACGACCCGACGCCCGGCAAGAACCGCGTGCACGTCGACTTCCACACCGAGGATCTCGAAGCCGAGATCGCCCGCCTGGTCTCGCTGGGTGCCACCGAGACCGGCAGGCACGATTTCGGCCCCGAGTTCCAGTGGGTGGTGTTCGCCGACCCGGACGGCAACGCCTTCTGCGTGGCCGCGTCCTGA